A region of Dictyostelium discoideum AX4 chromosome 1 chromosome, whole genome shotgun sequence DNA encodes the following proteins:
- a CDS encoding hypothetical protein (P80 protein), which yields MKILNILLILISFIYKIKGEIDCVTHSNDPSCVNYEYPIFNIRVDINRLCSSMPYMPICSIQKSCKQVRSSNGTCDEFSILGDSCTHDMPGMSGCNNFKKLCSKDSVIKQCSRIQSIKNLPKTMDIFSSIKSICNDMAMDGCEKCTKLSPSCAVLPIYSSLCLQMEGMSQCSNWTKMCSPSGNLLNLPISSGICI from the coding sequence atgaaaatattaaatatattattaattttaattagttttatatataaaattaaaggaGAAATTGATTGTGTTACACATTCAAATGACCCAAGTTGTGTTAATTATGAATAtccaatatttaatattagagTAGATATTAACCGTCTATGCTCTAGTATGCCATACATGCCAATTTGTTCAATTCAAAAATCATGTAAACAAGTGAGATCTTCAAATGGTACTTGTGATGAATTTTCAATACTCGGTGATAGTTGTACCCATGATATGCCAGGAATGAGTGGATGTAATAACTTTAAAAAGTTATGTTCAAAAGATTCTGTTATTAAACAATGTTCAAGAatacaatcaattaaaaatctcCCAAAAACTATGGATATCTTTTCAAGTATTAAAAGTATTTGTAATGATATGGCAATGGATGGCTGTGAAAAATGTACAAAATTAAGTCCAAGCTGTGCTGTACTTCCAATTTACTCCTCTTTGTGTCTTCAAATGGAAGGTATGTCACAATGCTCAAATTGGACTAAAATGTGTAGTCCCTCAggtaatcttttaaatttaccaatttcatctggaatttgtatttaa
- the rngB gene encoding Kelch repeat-containing protein: MKIDCKRVSLIGSPEPRWGHTGTTLPNGSGFIVFGGNSNRAFNDIQYYNIFNNSWSKIEAVGNAPSERYGHSAVLYQSQSRPYSDSYQIIFFGGRATSKPFSDINILYVNSNRSFIWKQVTTKSIEGRAGHTAVVYRQNLVVFGGHNNHKSKYYNSVLLFSLESNEWRQQVCGGVIPSARATHSTFQVNNNKMFIFGGYDGKKYYNDIYYLDLETWIWKKVEAKGTPPKPRSGHSATMIQNNKLMIFGGCGSDSNFLNDIHILHIEGANEYRWEQPSYLGLEIPQARFRHTTNFIGGRVYIYAGTGSGNLMGDLHTLEFLDDNNTPLIPITISIPITNSNSIVGSPNTSISCGVSNSGASSSSGGGISGHPSILSSSSSSSYLSTSPLSTSSLASSYQSSQSLQFNQNQNQNNNNNNNNNNNNNIQTTTTTTTNNNNNNNNNNNNNNNNNNVESNQQQQQIQHQTSPMSVLSRSNSNISLNSLNSSSSSILSTPSTLSTTTTTTTTSHASHTSHTSNRSNGSRGGIPSIPPFNGRSSNHNNNNNSNSNNYNNHQQTKTNSAEELILEELKSLNIYDQAACNKDFQTNLKRVEELFNQKIKHEQKYRQSLEEKLGKANHQVSLLTNQIQSIIQKDELTSLKKEYSELKKKHSLLYSEDIDDLPTETCLKLEEIHVKSLEKLRVKKLPSSNQLSTLQQQIPQQPTTIICNNSQIIQQQPLPPLQQQQQQQQQQQQQQQQQQQPLEIQEQLTMLQLQLSQLSQQQQNQIDKQQKQEKLQQEQQQQQLKNINRLSISSNSSTLSSKDSFYFESKIQELSNQLKEKQQAITDRDNKIKDFENQLNKYKLIGLDSLDHYQLLELESSFHNGLKQIGSIKDQRYLNRLVSLEKEKDQLKDQNSCVICASNPPNIVLLPCRHSSLCSDCCSKLTKCPICRSHIENKISIYQ; encoded by the exons atgaaaattgatTGTAAAAGAGTTTCATTAATTGGTTCACCTGAACCTAGATGGGGACATACTGGTACAACTTTACCTAATGGTAGTGGATTTATAGTATTTGGTGGAAATAGTAATAGAGCATTCAACGATAtacaatattataatatctttaataatagttGGTCAAAAATTGAAGCAGTTGGAAATGCACCATCAGAAAGATATGGACATAGTGCAGTACTATATCAATCACAATCAAGACCCTATAGTGATTCTTatcaaattatattttttggtGGTAGAGCTACAAGTAAACCATTCTCagatattaatatattatatgtAAATA gtAATAGAAGTTTTATTTGGAAACAAGTTACaactaaatcaattgaaggtAGAGCAGGACATACAGCAGTAGTTTATCGTCAAAATTTAGTAGTATTTGGTGGACATAATAATCATAAGAGTAAATATTACAAtagtgtattattatttagtttaGAGTCGAACGAATGGAGACAACAGGTATGTGGAGGTGTTATACCATCAGCACGTGCAACTCATTCAACATTtcaagttaataataataaaatgtttaTATTTGGTGGATACGATGGTAAAAAGTATTATAATGATATCTACTATTTGGATTTAGAGACATGGATTTGGAAAAAGGTGGAAGCTAAAGGTACACCTCCCAAACCAAGGAGTGGTCATTCAGCAACAATGATTCAGAATAATAAGTTAATGATTTTCGGTGGATGTGGATCAGAttcaaactttttaaatgACATTCATATACTACATATTGAGGGTGCAAATGAGTATAGGTGGGAGCAACCCTCCTATTTAGGTTTAGAGATTCCTCAAGCTAGATTTAGACATACAACCAATTTCATTGGTGGTAGAGTTTACATTTATGCTGGTACTGGATCTGGTAATTTAATGGGTGATCTTCACACTTTAGAATTCTTggatgataataatactcCTTTAATACCAATTACAATCTCAATACCAAtcacaaattcaaatagtaTTGTTGGTTCACCTAATACCTCAATTAGTTGTGGTGTTAGTAATAGTGGTgctagtagtagtagtggtggtggtattagTGGTCATccttcaattttatcatcttcatcttcatcttcttatTTATCAACTTCACCATTATCAACTTCATCTTTAGCTTCAAGTTATCAAAGTTCTCAAAGTTTacaatttaatcaaaatcaaaatcaaaataataataataataataacaataataataataataatattcaaacaacaactacaacaacaacaaataataataataataataataataataataataataataataataataataatgttgagtctaatcaacaacaacaacaaattcaacaccaAACATCACCAATGTCAGTATTATCaagatcaaattcaaatataagtttaaattcattaaattcatcaagttcatcaatattatcaacaccatcaacactttcaacaacaactacaactacaacaacatcacATGCATCACATACATCACATACATCAAATAGATCAAATGGAAGTAGAGGTGGAATACCATCAATACCACCATTTAATGGAAGATCAtcaaatcataataataataataatagtaacagtaataattataataatcatcaaCAAACCAAAACTAATTCTGCCGAAGAACTAATATTGGAAGAGTTAAAATCTTTGAATATTTATGATCAAGCTGCTTGTAATAAAGATTTTCAaaccaatttaaaaagaGTTGAAGAactttttaatcaaaaaattaaacatgAACAAAAGTATCGACAATCATTGGAAGAGAAATTGGGTAAAGCAAATCATCAAGTTTCTTTATTaacaaatcaaattcaaagtATCATTCAAAAAGATGAATTAACCTCTTTGAAAAAGGAATATAgtgaattgaaaaagaaacatAGTTTACTCTATTCAGAGGATATTGATGATTTACCAACTGAAACTTGTTTAAAACTTGAAGAAATTCATGTAAAATCTTTAGAAAAATTAAGAGTTAAAAAATTACCATCTTCTAATCAATTATCaacattacaacaacaaataccacaacaaccaacaacaataatatgtAATAATAgtcaaataattcaacaacaaccactaccaccattacaacaacaacaacaacaacaacaacaacaacaacaacaacaacaacaacaacaacaaccattaGAAATTCAAGAACAATTAACAATGTTACAATTACAACTTTCACAATtatctcaacaacaacaaaaccaaatcgataaacaacaaaaacaagaaaaattacaacaagaacaacaacaacaacaattgaaaaatattaatagattatcaatttcatcaaatagttcaacattatcatcaaaagatagtttttattttgaatcaaAGATTCAAGAattatcaaatcaattaaaagagaaaCAACAAGCTATTACCGATcgtgataataaaattaaagactttgaaaatcaattaaataaatataaattaatcgGATTGGATTCATTGGATCATTATCAGCTTTTAGAGTTGGAATCAAGTTTTCATAATggtttaaaacaaattggtTCTATAAAAGATCAAAGATACCTCAATCGTTTGGTTTCACTggaaaaagagaaagatcaattaaaagatcaaAATAGTTGTGTCATTTGCGCTTCAAACCCTCCAAATATTGTAT